Proteins encoded in a region of the Fusobacterium sp. IOR10 genome:
- a CDS encoding PolC-type DNA polymerase III — protein sequence MNKKIKIAPKEDFFHYLGAKNIFVKLILFFNKTKTLKIKCSVKNPSFIFETDLISKELRKTFGSSVSVEFEITYKDNEISKETLIDIVDKAIYKLKENNATSKSFLFLYRINIEQNKIMIELKNKIAIENLYDSKINIKLERILAEFGINNFNVFFIPGDFSKEIDKLEKEKENIIFTLSEKIDKEIAEIKANPQLSKENNSSDTWTNKAVKRNSRKIKGTPISIGEFKDIYEGESCIIQGEVFSVESRELKNGTILKTFRITDNSNSLTIKKFQKNNANDDIEVENFIKASGRKQLDKFSDNEEVLIASSINKLDITKETKVDTSEEKMVELHTHSKMSEMVGVTEITDLINTAKSFGHKSMAITDYSVVHTFPIAFNQTKKDKDFKAILGCEMYMIDDEKPMVLNPKDIPIEEETFVVFDLETTGLNSHDNEIIEVGAIKLKGTRIIDKFSEFVKPKNKIPEKIQKLTSISDAMVADALGIEEVLPKFIEFSKDATLVAHNAKFDMSFIRRDCKKILNIDFDPTVIDTLQMARDVMPNLKSFGLGPLTKKLGVALESHHRAVDDSQATAGMFVIFLNKYFDIGITNLKDITGAFPLNVEKQDTINIIALVQNQEGLKNLYKLVSLAHKDHFGSKKARILKSEVQALRKGLLIGGSTTVHYRNTNDISSNYLDYNFKGVEESIQFYDYVELLSKENFNELIEEDGTNRISNYKAVENMNSYIYNLCQKYNKLVTASSNVHYLERDEANIRSILLYGSGTAFNKRQYLIDNGFYFKTTNELLEEFSYLGTDIAKEIVIKNTNAIADKIEKVQPIPDGFYPPELDNSENIVRDMTYEKAHRIYGNPLPEIVNKRLERELNSIINHGFSVLYLSAQKLVKKSLDNGYLVGSRGSVGSSLVAFMMGITEVNALYPHYICENPECKYSEFTDKEGAGVDLPEKNCPKCGKLLKRDGHAIPFEVFMGFDGDKVPDIDLNFSGEYQSEIHRYCEEMFGKSNVFKAGTISTLAEKNAIGYVRKFFEDHEISGNNAEIFRRAAKVEGAKKTTGQHPGGMVIVPKNMEVYDFCPIQHPANDINNDSITTHFDYHVMDEQLVKLDILGHDDPTTIKMLQEYTGVNIYDIPIADSDTLQLFSGTDILNVSPEDIGSTIGTFGVPEFGTQFVRQMLVDTRPKTFAELVRISGLSHGTDVWLNNAQQFIREGKATLSDVITVRDDIMNYLIDNGIEKLTAFKIMEFVRKGKPSKDPEQWQKYSDILKEKNVKDWYIESCKKIKYMFPKGHAVAYVMMAMRIAYFKVHYPLAFYAAYLTRKIDDFDFEIMGNSDLAKAKLEELKQESKLDVKKKTQFSICEIVIEMYARGFEFLKIDLYKSEGFKFTIEDGKIRVPLLGINGLGSSVIENLIKERNSDQFLSYEDLKRRTKISSTTLDKLKSINAVENLSDTNQICLF from the coding sequence ATGAATAAAAAAATTAAAATTGCTCCTAAAGAAGATTTCTTTCATTATTTAGGAGCTAAGAATATCTTTGTAAAATTAATTTTATTCTTTAACAAAACTAAAACTTTAAAAATAAAATGCTCAGTTAAGAACCCTTCTTTTATTTTTGAAACTGACTTAATCTCCAAAGAATTAAGAAAAACATTTGGTTCTTCTGTTTCAGTAGAGTTTGAAATTACTTACAAAGATAACGAAATATCAAAGGAAACACTTATTGATATTGTTGATAAGGCTATTTATAAATTAAAGGAAAATAATGCCACATCTAAATCTTTTCTTTTTCTCTATAGAATCAATATTGAGCAAAACAAAATTATGATTGAACTTAAAAATAAAATCGCTATTGAAAATTTATATGACTCAAAAATAAATATTAAATTAGAAAGAATTCTTGCTGAATTTGGAATAAATAATTTTAATGTTTTTTTTATTCCTGGAGATTTTTCAAAGGAAATAGATAAATTAGAAAAAGAAAAAGAAAACATAATTTTTACTTTAAGTGAAAAGATAGATAAGGAGATAGCTGAAATTAAAGCTAACCCACAGTTATCAAAAGAAAATAATTCAAGTGATACTTGGACAAATAAAGCTGTTAAAAGAAATTCTAGAAAAATAAAAGGGACACCTATTTCAATTGGTGAATTTAAAGATATTTATGAGGGTGAATCTTGTATTATTCAAGGGGAAGTTTTTAGTGTTGAATCTAGAGAATTAAAAAATGGTACTATTTTAAAAACATTTAGAATAACTGATAATTCTAATTCTTTAACTATAAAAAAATTCCAAAAAAATAATGCCAATGATGATATTGAGGTTGAAAACTTTATTAAAGCCAGTGGTAGAAAACAATTGGATAAATTTTCTGACAATGAAGAGGTATTAATAGCTTCATCCATTAATAAATTAGATATAACCAAAGAAACTAAAGTTGATACCTCTGAAGAAAAAATGGTTGAATTACACACTCACAGTAAAATGAGTGAAATGGTAGGTGTCACTGAAATAACTGATTTAATAAATACTGCTAAATCTTTTGGACATAAAAGCATGGCTATTACTGACTATTCAGTTGTTCATACTTTCCCAATAGCCTTTAATCAAACTAAAAAAGATAAAGATTTTAAAGCTATTTTAGGATGCGAAATGTACATGATTGATGATGAAAAACCTATGGTTCTAAATCCAAAAGATATACCTATTGAAGAAGAAACCTTTGTTGTTTTTGACTTGGAAACTACAGGCCTTAACTCCCATGATAATGAAATTATTGAAGTTGGAGCTATAAAACTAAAAGGTACTAGGATTATTGATAAATTCTCTGAATTTGTTAAACCTAAAAATAAAATTCCTGAAAAAATTCAAAAATTAACTAGTATTTCAGATGCTATGGTAGCTGACGCTTTGGGAATAGAAGAGGTCTTACCTAAATTTATTGAATTTTCTAAAGATGCTACTTTAGTAGCCCATAATGCCAAATTTGATATGAGTTTCATTAGAAGAGATTGCAAGAAAATATTAAATATTGATTTTGATCCAACTGTTATAGATACTCTTCAAATGGCTAGAGATGTTATGCCAAATTTAAAGAGTTTTGGATTAGGTCCTCTTACTAAAAAATTAGGGGTTGCACTTGAAAGTCATCATAGAGCTGTTGATGATTCTCAAGCAACTGCAGGAATGTTTGTAATCTTCTTAAACAAGTATTTTGATATAGGAATTACAAATTTAAAAGATATTACTGGAGCTTTCCCACTTAATGTGGAAAAACAAGATACAATTAATATCATTGCCCTTGTTCAAAATCAAGAAGGTTTGAAAAATTTATATAAATTAGTATCATTAGCACATAAAGATCATTTTGGTAGTAAAAAAGCTAGAATCTTAAAAAGTGAGGTTCAAGCCCTTAGAAAAGGTCTTTTAATAGGTGGAAGTACAACTGTCCACTATAGAAATACCAATGATATTTCTTCAAATTATTTAGATTATAATTTCAAAGGTGTGGAAGAATCTATTCAATTTTATGATTATGTTGAGCTTTTATCTAAAGAAAATTTCAATGAACTTATAGAAGAAGATGGTACAAATAGAATTTCCAATTATAAAGCAGTTGAAAATATGAACTCTTATATTTATAACCTATGTCAAAAATATAATAAATTAGTCACTGCTAGTTCAAATGTCCATTACTTAGAAAGAGATGAAGCTAATATAAGAAGTATCTTGCTTTATGGTAGTGGAACAGCCTTCAATAAAAGACAATATTTAATTGATAATGGATTTTATTTTAAAACAACAAATGAACTACTTGAAGAGTTTTCTTATTTAGGTACAGATATTGCTAAAGAAATTGTAATTAAAAATACTAATGCTATTGCTGATAAAATTGAAAAAGTTCAACCTATTCCAGATGGATTTTATCCCCCTGAACTAGATAATTCTGAAAATATTGTTAGGGATATGACATATGAAAAAGCTCATCGTATTTATGGAAATCCGCTTCCTGAAATAGTAAATAAAAGATTAGAAAGAGAGCTTAATTCCATTATAAATCATGGATTTTCTGTTCTTTATTTATCTGCTCAAAAGCTTGTAAAAAAATCTCTAGACAATGGTTATCTTGTTGGTTCTAGAGGATCTGTAGGTTCTTCTCTTGTTGCTTTTATGATGGGAATAACTGAAGTTAATGCATTGTACCCCCATTATATTTGTGAAAATCCAGAATGTAAATATTCTGAATTTACTGACAAAGAAGGAGCTGGTGTAGATTTACCAGAAAAAAATTGTCCTAAATGTGGAAAACTTTTGAAAAGAGATGGACACGCTATTCCATTTGAAGTTTTTATGGGATTCGATGGGGATAAAGTTCCTGACATTGATCTTAATTTTTCTGGAGAATATCAATCTGAAATTCATAGATATTGTGAAGAAATGTTTGGAAAATCCAACGTATTTAAAGCTGGAACAATTTCCACTTTAGCAGAAAAAAATGCCATTGGGTATGTAAGAAAATTCTTTGAAGATCATGAAATTTCTGGAAATAATGCTGAAATTTTTAGAAGAGCTGCTAAAGTTGAAGGTGCTAAAAAAACAACTGGGCAACATCCTGGAGGAATGGTTATTGTTCCTAAAAATATGGAGGTCTATGATTTTTGTCCTATCCAGCACCCTGCTAATGACATTAATAATGACTCTATCACTACTCATTTTGATTATCACGTTATGGATGAACAGCTTGTTAAATTGGATATCCTTGGACATGATGATCCTACAACTATTAAAATGCTACAAGAATATACTGGAGTAAACATATATGATATTCCAATTGCTGATAGCGATACTCTTCAACTATTTTCTGGAACTGACATATTAAATGTTTCTCCTGAAGACATTGGTTCAACTATTGGAACATTTGGTGTTCCTGAATTTGGTACTCAGTTTGTTAGACAAATGCTTGTGGATACTCGTCCTAAAACTTTTGCCGAACTAGTTAGAATTTCTGGTCTTTCTCATGGTACTGATGTTTGGCTTAATAATGCCCAACAATTTATAAGAGAAGGGAAAGCAACTCTATCTGATGTTATCACAGTTAGAGACGATATTATGAACTATCTTATTGATAATGGCATTGAAAAATTAACTGCTTTTAAAATAATGGAGTTTGTCAGAAAAGGAAAGCCTTCTAAAGATCCTGAACAGTGGCAAAAATACTCTGATATATTAAAAGAAAAAAATGTTAAAGATTGGTATATTGAATCTTGTAAAAAAATAAAATATATGTTCCCAAAAGGTCATGCTGTTGCTTATGTTATGATGGCTATGAGAATTGCATATTTTAAAGTTCATTATCCTTTAGCTTTCTATGCAGCTTATTTAACTAGAAAAATTGATGATTTTGATTTTGAAATTATGGGAAATAGTGATTTGGCTAAGGCAAAATTAGAAGAACTAAAACAAGAGTCTAAGCTAGATGTGAAAAAGAAAACTCAATTTTCTATTTGTGAAATTGTTATAGAGATGTACGCTCGAGGATTTGAATTTTTAAAAATTGATTTATACAAATCTGAAGGTTTTAAATTTACAATTGAAGATGGAAAAATAAGAGTTCCTCTTCTTGGAATTAATGGTCTTGGATCTAGTGTTATTGAAAATTTAATTAAAGAAAGAAATAGTGACCAATTTCTTTCTTATGAAGATTTAAAACGTCGAACTAAAATTTCTTCAACTACTTTAGATAAACTAAAGTCAATTAATGCTGTTGAGAATTTAAGCGATACTAATCAAATCTGTCTTTTTTAG
- a CDS encoding DMT family transporter, with the protein MFKHLEKKYLGAILVCFAASLWGLDSIVLTPRLFKLKVPFVVFMLHFIPFITMTLFIGKREFKNITSLPKQDLFYFFLVALFGGTLGTLAIVKALFLVNFQHLTVVTLLQKAQPIFAIVLARIILKEKIKNNFLFFALLALIGGYIMTFEFSLPHSYDGDNIALAGMYALFAAFAFGSSTVFGKKILTNSSFITALYTRFCFTSIITFLIVLYNKQLNLILDVTGFQWFIFIVIALTSGSMAIMIYYKGLQYITASVATICELAFPISSVLFDYIFNKNLLTAIQSFGAIILLFSIIKISKSQK; encoded by the coding sequence TTGTTTAAACATTTAGAAAAAAAATATTTAGGAGCTATATTAGTTTGCTTTGCTGCATCTTTATGGGGGTTGGATTCAATTGTTTTAACTCCAAGATTATTCAAACTAAAAGTCCCTTTTGTGGTTTTTATGTTACATTTTATACCTTTTATTACTATGACCTTATTCATTGGAAAAAGAGAATTTAAGAATATAACTTCTCTCCCTAAGCAAGATTTATTTTATTTTTTTCTTGTGGCCTTATTTGGAGGGACTTTAGGAACTTTAGCGATAGTTAAAGCTTTATTTTTAGTTAATTTTCAACATTTAACTGTTGTTACTCTATTACAAAAAGCGCAACCTATTTTTGCAATTGTTTTAGCTAGAATTATTCTTAAGGAAAAAATAAAAAATAATTTTCTCTTTTTTGCTCTTTTAGCATTAATTGGAGGATATATAATGACATTTGAATTTTCCTTACCTCATTCTTATGATGGAGATAATATAGCTTTAGCTGGAATGTATGCTTTGTTTGCTGCTTTTGCCTTTGGAAGTTCAACTGTTTTTGGAAAGAAAATTCTTACTAATTCATCATTTATAACTGCTCTTTATACAAGATTTTGCTTTACTTCTATCATTACTTTTTTAATTGTTCTTTACAATAAACAATTGAATTTAATTTTAGATGTAACTGGTTTCCAGTGGTTTATTTTTATTGTTATAGCTCTTACTTCTGGTAGTATGGCAATTATGATTTATTATAAAGGTCTTCAATATATTACTGCCAGTGTTGCAACTATTTGTGAATTAGCTTTTCCTATTTCATCAGTTTTATTTGATTATATCTTTAATAAAAATTTATTAACAGCTATTCAATCATTTGGAGCTATTATATTATTATTTTCAATTATAAAAATAAGTAAAAGTCAAAAATAA
- the era gene encoding GTPase Era — translation MKAGFIAVVGRPNVGKSTLINKLVDEKVAIVSNKAGTTRENIKGIVNVKGNQYIFIDTPGIHKPKHLLGEYMTNSAIRILKDVDAILMMLDGTQEISTGDQFVMERVLSAKKTPRILVINKIDKLNDEELENKREEVKEKLGKFDGIVEIAGEYGIGVPQLLDRLEMFLDEDVQYYPEDMYTDMPIYRIMTEIVREKILVKTRDEIPHSVAIEIINVEKRDEGKDKFNVNIYVERDSQKGIIIGKGGKMLKEIGTEARKEMEKLLDRPIYLELWVKVKSDWRKKKPFLKELGYFDEK, via the coding sequence ATGAAAGCAGGATTTATTGCGGTTGTAGGGAGACCTAACGTAGGGAAATCAACCCTTATAAATAAATTAGTTGATGAAAAAGTAGCAATAGTTTCAAATAAAGCAGGAACAACAAGAGAAAATATAAAAGGAATAGTAAATGTGAAGGGGAATCAGTACATATTTATAGATACTCCTGGAATACATAAACCGAAACATTTATTAGGGGAATACATGACAAATAGTGCAATTAGAATACTTAAAGATGTTGACGCTATTTTAATGATGTTAGACGGAACTCAAGAAATAAGTACAGGGGATCAATTTGTTATGGAAAGAGTTCTATCGGCTAAAAAGACTCCTAGAATTCTAGTTATTAATAAAATTGATAAACTGAACGATGAAGAGTTAGAAAATAAAAGGGAAGAAGTAAAAGAAAAATTAGGGAAATTTGATGGGATTGTTGAAATAGCAGGAGAATATGGAATTGGTGTTCCTCAATTATTAGACAGATTGGAAATGTTTTTAGATGAAGATGTTCAATATTACCCAGAAGACATGTATACTGATATGCCAATTTACAGAATAATGACTGAAATAGTTAGAGAAAAAATCCTTGTGAAAACTAGAGATGAAATTCCTCATTCAGTTGCAATAGAAATAATAAATGTTGAAAAAAGAGATGAAGGTAAAGATAAATTTAACGTAAATATTTATGTTGAAAGAGATTCTCAAAAGGGTATTATAATAGGAAAAGGCGGTAAAATGCTAAAAGAAATAGGGACAGAAGCAAGAAAAGAAATGGAAAAGTTATTAGATAGACCAATATACTTAGAACTTTGGGTAAAAGTTAAAAGTGATTGGAGAAAGAAAAAACCTTTCTTAAAAGAATTAGGTTATTTTGACGAAAAATAA
- a CDS encoding site-specific integrase encodes MNLSNEFFYKLESEEIVSRISIEFYKKDILDFEEYLNGKDILEVTQEDIMVYLKYLKSKYAENSIIRKITSLKSMYKYFVKKDYIATSPVEKISTTRKHIKIGKKIKGYEIKAILDVCGESRKEKRDSLIIKLLSETGLKISEVLNLEAIRLKKNNYKSFIINRGNEYIITEISIDLSHELREYVEKLEIELDSHVDKIFYDITNQNFKDRFIKYGKKANLEREVLPSMIRNKCISERKKEMLNSIKENRLEEIRKEYLKIGIGDEN; translated from the coding sequence ATGAACTTAAGTAATGAATTTTTTTATAAATTAGAAAGTGAAGAAATTGTATCGAGAATAAGCATAGAATTTTATAAAAAGGATATATTGGATTTTGAAGAATATTTAAATGGAAAGGACATTTTAGAGGTAACACAAGAAGATATAATGGTTTATTTGAAATATTTAAAATCAAAGTATGCTGAAAATTCAATAATTAGAAAAATAACATCATTAAAGTCAATGTATAAGTATTTTGTTAAAAAAGATTATATAGCTACTTCCCCAGTTGAAAAAATTAGTACAACTAGAAAACATATAAAAATTGGGAAAAAAATAAAAGGATATGAGATTAAGGCAATATTAGATGTTTGTGGAGAAAGTAGAAAAGAAAAAAGAGATAGCTTAATTATTAAACTTTTATCAGAAACAGGATTAAAAATATCTGAAGTGTTAAATTTAGAGGCTATAAGATTAAAAAAAAATAATTATAAAAGTTTTATAATTAATAGAGGAAATGAGTATATTATTACAGAAATATCTATAGATCTTTCTCATGAATTAAGGGAATATGTGGAAAAATTAGAAATAGAGTTGGATTCCCATGTGGATAAAATTTTTTATGATATAACAAATCAAAATTTTAAAGATAGATTTATAAAATATGGGAAAAAAGCTAATTTGGAAAGGGAAGTTTTACCTAGCATGATAAGAAACAAATGCATTTCTGAAAGAAAAAAAGAAATGTTAAATTCAATAAAGGAAAATAGATTAGAAGAAATAAGAAAAGAGTATTTAAAAATAGGAATAGGAGATGAGAATTAA
- the recN gene encoding DNA repair protein RecN, whose translation MLKELLIENLAIIEKLDIEIGGGLVALTGETGAGKSIILSGVNLLLGEKTKVDILGTEDKPLVAQGIFSINENQKKELLDLGIEVEDQEIIIRRIIERTGRTKVFVNGVRISLGSLKEIMRTLVDIVGQHSHQMLLNKENHIKLIDKFSEEEAIEIREELENNFNLYNEVNKKIKYIEDSKKDLAERKEFYEFQLQEINNAQLTLGEDEELQVEYKRLFNAGKIKEKLMSSELGLKNEEINALSIIHTCKKNLETISSYGKEFEDIYEQIERIYYELDDCVSSIENLNSEIDIDEARLSEVIERLDLLKRLKDKYGKTIEDVLNFKNDIEKKLNKLDENEFKVSNLIKKRCEYKEKYWIYAKKLRELREKHIKIIEKELIKELEFLNMKNVNVKIKLEPKEVMSRNGSDSVEIFISTNIGQELKPLQKIASGGEVSRIMLALKVIFSRVDNIPILIFDEIDTGVGGETVRKIAEKLEQIGENVQVLCITHSPVIASKASEQFYIEKKIYNEKTVAVVRKLAEEERILEISRMLAGENITEAVSEHAKELLYK comes from the coding sequence ATGTTAAAAGAACTTTTAATAGAAAATTTGGCTATAATAGAAAAATTAGATATTGAAATAGGTGGTGGATTAGTTGCTTTAACAGGTGAAACAGGAGCAGGAAAATCAATTATATTAAGTGGTGTAAACTTATTACTAGGGGAAAAGACTAAAGTTGATATATTGGGGACGGAAGATAAACCTTTAGTTGCTCAAGGTATTTTTAGTATTAATGAAAATCAAAAAAAAGAACTATTGGATTTGGGAATAGAAGTAGAAGATCAAGAAATAATTATAAGAAGAATTATAGAAAGAACAGGAAGAACAAAGGTTTTTGTAAATGGAGTTAGAATTTCTTTAGGATCTTTAAAAGAAATTATGAGAACACTAGTTGATATAGTAGGTCAACATTCACATCAAATGCTTTTGAATAAAGAAAATCATATTAAATTAATAGATAAATTTTCAGAAGAGGAAGCAATAGAAATTAGAGAAGAATTGGAAAACAACTTTAATTTATATAATGAAGTTAATAAAAAAATTAAATATATTGAAGATAGCAAAAAAGATTTAGCTGAGCGAAAAGAATTTTATGAATTTCAATTGCAAGAGATAAATAATGCACAGTTAACTTTAGGAGAAGATGAAGAACTTCAAGTGGAATATAAAAGACTTTTTAATGCTGGAAAAATTAAAGAAAAGTTAATGAGCTCAGAATTAGGATTAAAAAATGAAGAAATAAATGCTCTAAGTATAATACATACTTGTAAAAAAAATCTAGAAACAATATCTAGCTATGGAAAAGAATTTGAAGATATTTACGAACAAATAGAGAGAATTTATTATGAATTAGATGATTGTGTTAGTTCTATAGAAAACCTAAACAGTGAAATAGATATTGACGAAGCTAGACTTTCAGAAGTAATTGAAAGATTGGATTTACTAAAGAGATTAAAGGATAAATATGGAAAAACAATTGAAGATGTTTTGAATTTTAAAAATGATATTGAAAAAAAATTAAATAAATTAGATGAAAATGAATTTAAAGTTTCTAATTTAATAAAAAAAAGATGTGAGTACAAAGAAAAGTATTGGATTTATGCAAAAAAACTTAGAGAACTTAGAGAAAAACATATAAAAATAATAGAAAAAGAATTGATAAAAGAGCTTGAGTTTTTAAACATGAAAAATGTAAATGTAAAAATAAAATTAGAACCTAAAGAAGTAATGTCTAGAAATGGTTCAGACAGTGTTGAGATATTTATTTCAACAAATATTGGCCAAGAATTGAAACCTCTTCAAAAAATAGCTTCAGGGGGAGAAGTAAGTAGAATAATGTTAGCTCTAAAAGTCATTTTCTCAAGGGTGGACAATATTCCTATTTTAATCTTTGATGAAATTGATACAGGAGTAGGAGGAGAAACAGTCAGAAAAATAGCTGAAAAATTAGAGCAAATAGGAGAAAATGTTCAGGTTCTATGTATAACCCATTCTCCAGTAATAGCTTCAAAAGCAAGTGAACAATTTTATATAGAGAAAAAAATATACAATGAAAAAACTGTGGCAGTTGTAAGAAAATTAGCAGAAGAAGAAAGAATACTAGAGATTTCAAGGATGCTAGCAGGGGAAAATATAACTGAGGCAGTATCAGAGCATGCAAAGGAATTACTTTATAAATAG
- a CDS encoding NAD(+)/NADH kinase, producing the protein MKKKCVIFYNKDKRKAIEAYKQITNFFKKNKVLILSSEKILEADFAIVIGGDGTLLRAAKEIIKKNLVTIAINAGSLGFLTETKLEEAIDACQSFLNGNYKVEKRGILEIKINSEKFYALNEVVFSNGGMGKRLTSLDLFCDIDKINRYKGDGVIIATPTGSTAYSLSAGGPILSHYLEAILITPIAPHNLSSRPIVIDSKRKIRVEHVKGYDRCFIIVDGEMIRQIEEDDEIEIEYSEKTLNLFVHENRNYYSVLKEKLRWGDNLC; encoded by the coding sequence ATGAAAAAAAAATGTGTAATATTCTATAATAAGGATAAAAGAAAAGCTATAGAAGCATACAAACAAATAACAAATTTTTTTAAAAAAAATAAGGTTTTAATTTTATCTTCAGAAAAAATCCTAGAGGCTGATTTTGCAATAGTTATTGGTGGAGACGGAACTTTACTTAGAGCTGCTAAGGAAATAATAAAAAAAAATTTAGTAACAATAGCAATAAACGCTGGGAGTTTGGGGTTTTTAACAGAAACAAAACTAGAAGAAGCTATTGATGCTTGCCAAAGTTTTTTAAATGGAAATTATAAAGTTGAAAAAAGAGGAATTTTAGAAATAAAAATAAATTCAGAAAAATTTTATGCATTAAATGAAGTTGTTTTTTCAAATGGTGGAATGGGAAAAAGGTTAACATCTTTAGATTTATTTTGTGATATAGATAAAATAAATAGATATAAAGGAGATGGAGTGATAATAGCAACTCCTACAGGGTCAACAGCCTACTCTCTTTCAGCAGGGGGACCAATACTATCCCATTATCTAGAAGCCATTCTAATAACTCCTATAGCTCCTCACAATCTAAGTAGTAGACCAATCGTAATAGATTCTAAAAGAAAAATTAGAGTAGAGCATGTTAAAGGATATGATAGATGCTTTATAATTGTAGATGGAGAAATGATTAGGCAAATAGAAGAAGATGATGAAATTGAAATAGAATATTCAGAAAAAACATTAAATTTATTTGTACATGAAAATAGAAATTATTATTCTGTTTTAAAGGAAAAATTAAGGTGGGGCGATAATTTATGTTAA
- a CDS encoding murein hydrolase activator EnvC, whose amino-acid sequence MRIVLLYFLVSILSFGNSNVNQMKEKIKKLNNEIKVKHERIEVIDNTKKTVTEQIKEIKKEISEILKERNEIELEIKSIMKNIDYGETNLKFSSNELQRKKSEFDAKIIAWNRRKESKLSFEEEGILKRQFSKILYNDLNRMTKIKDVTHDIKEVKANIEKEKIKLAKLKNSLNLKKNQISKKQYQKNKLIKQLEQEKKSHINKISTLEKQKKRIEKEIENIINSRIKNVGTVKYSTAVSKLGRAVYPLTNGKVVMNFNDPKTKSISSNGIEMRGKLGNIVRASFKGEIIYSGKIQGLGKVIMVDYGYNTIGVYGNLISSKVVQNQKVVQGEGIGILGYSINKVPNLYYEIRMNLKPINPMNFLK is encoded by the coding sequence ATGAGAATAGTATTACTTTATTTTTTAGTTTCAATATTATCATTTGGAAATTCAAATGTTAATCAAATGAAAGAAAAAATAAAAAAGTTAAACAATGAAATTAAAGTTAAACATGAAAGAATTGAAGTTATAGATAACACTAAAAAAACAGTTACTGAGCAAATCAAAGAAATAAAAAAAGAAATTTCAGAAATTTTAAAAGAGAGAAATGAAATTGAATTGGAAATTAAATCAATTATGAAAAATATTGATTATGGAGAAACAAATTTAAAGTTTTCTTCAAATGAACTTCAAAGAAAAAAATCAGAATTTGATGCTAAGATAATAGCCTGGAATAGGAGAAAAGAGTCTAAACTATCTTTCGAAGAAGAAGGAATATTAAAAAGACAATTTTCTAAAATATTGTATAACGATTTAAATAGAATGACAAAAATAAAAGATGTAACTCATGACATAAAAGAAGTTAAAGCTAACATAGAAAAGGAAAAAATTAAACTAGCAAAATTAAAAAATTCGTTAAATTTAAAAAAGAATCAAATCTCAAAGAAACAATATCAAAAAAATAAATTAATAAAACAATTAGAACAAGAAAAGAAATCTCATATTAATAAAATTTCAACACTGGAGAAACAGAAAAAAAGAATAGAAAAAGAAATAGAAAATATAATTAATTCTAGAATAAAAAATGTTGGAACAGTTAAGTATTCAACAGCTGTTTCTAAACTAGGAAGGGCAGTATATCCCCTTACAAATGGGAAGGTTGTTATGAATTTTAATGATCCTAAAACAAAATCTATTTCAAGTAATGGAATAGAAATGAGAGGAAAATTAGGAAATATTGTAAGGGCGTCCTTTAAAGGAGAAATAATTTATTCTGGTAAAATTCAAGGGTTAGGAAAAGTTATAATGGTAGACTATGGTTATAATACTATAGGTGTTTATGGAAATCTAATATCTTCTAAAGTAGTCCAAAATCAAAAGGTTGTTCAAGGTGAAGGGATAGGTATATTAGGTTATTCAATTAATAAAGTACCAAATTTATATTATGAAATTAGAATGAATTTAAAACCTATAAATCCTATGAATTTTTTAAAATAA